The proteins below come from a single Alligator mississippiensis isolate rAllMis1 chromosome 2, rAllMis1, whole genome shotgun sequence genomic window:
- the LOC132248253 gene encoding BCL2/adenovirus E1B 19 kDa protein-interacting protein 3-like — protein sequence MAGADDDEALLGSWVQLRGPGRGDAEPPPARACPHRHDVEQLLLEAQLEPGWGGPAADSPAPLPPPPPRDDADAQGDRPEVSALLGQERWLPVTRTRVQACASRPMHLSARTLALARPSLHGGAAGSKRRLFGSELLLLFVPSLLLSHLLTLGLGICIGKRLAAASASPL from the exons ATGGCCGGCGCGGACGACGATGAGGCGCTGCTCG GCTCCTGGGTGCAGCTGCGCGGGCCGGGGCGCGGGGATGCGgagccgccgcccgcccgcgcctgCCCGCACCGCCACGacgtggagcagctgctgctggaggcgcAGCTGGAGCCGGGCTGGGGCGGCCCCGCGGCCGACAG CCCCGCGcccctcccgccgccgccgccccgggaCGACGCGGACGCGCAG GGGGACAGGCCGGAGGTGTCCGCACTGCTGGGCCAGGAGCGATGGCTGCCAGTGACGAGGACGCGGGTCCAGGCCTGTGCCAGCCGCCCCATGCACCTGTCTGCGAg GACGCTGGCGCTGGCGCGGCCGAGCCTGCACGGGGGAGCTGCGGGCAGCAAGCGGCGACTCTTCGGctcggagctgctgctgctcttcgtCCCCTCGCTGCTGCTCAGCCACCTGCTCACGCTGGGGCTCGG gaTCTGCATCGGGAAGCGGCTGGCAGCTGCCTCGGCAAGTCCTCTGTGA
- the LOXL3 gene encoding lysyl oxidase homolog 3 isoform X1, translating to MRSSVGVARARREPLALLCSLWLWGVAAQPSTPPTTAPPATAPGPSPSARLRFRLAGYPRKHNEGRIEVFYNQEWGTVCDDDFTLANAHVLCRHLGFAGATGWAHSAKYGKGLGRIWLDNVVCGGSEKSITDCKSRGWGNSDCTHEEDAGVVCKDERIPGFVDSNVIETEQNQVEELRLRPVVASARRRLPVTEGIVEVRYKDSWAQICDEGWDSRSSRVVCGMMGFPAERKVNRNFYKLYTERQQLNFRMHSVACAGTEVHISMCPFEFYRGNATTACKGGMPAVVSCVPGPLFATSSPRGKKRQQRQPGQQRLRLKGGAKVGEGRVEVLRQGEWGTICDDRWSLLSASVVCRELGFGSAKEALTSARMGQGMGPIHLNEVRCTGTEASLWSCPYKNITEEGCKHSEDAGVRCNIPYMGYETTIRLSGGRSRFEGRVEVAVGADGEGHLRWGLICGEGWGTLEAAVACRQLGLGFANHGLQETWYWDASNVTEMVLSGVKCAGHEMSLSHCRHHSGHVNCKNTGTRFAAGVICSETASDLLLHAALVQETAYIEDRPLHMLYCAAEENCLASSARHANWPYGHRRLLRFSSQIHNNGRADFRPKAGRHSWVWHECHGHYHSMDIFTHYDILTPNGTKVAEGHKASFCLEDTECEEDVAKRYECANFGEQGITVGCWDLYRHDIDCQWIDITDVKPGNYILQVVINPNFEVAESDFTNNAMKCNCKYDGHRIWVHNCHTGDAFSEEANRRFEQYPGQLNNQVV from the exons ATGAGGAGCAGCGTCGGCGTCGCCAGGGCCCGGCGGGAGCCGCTGGCCCTGCTGTGCAGCctgtggctgtggggggtggCGGCGCAGCCCAGCACGCCCCCCACCACGGCGCCGCCCGCCACggcgcctggccccagccccagcgcccGGCTGCGCTTCCGCCTGGCCGGCTACCCCCGCAAGCACAACGAGGGGCGCATCGAGGTCTTCTACAACCAGGAGTGGGGCACAGTCTGCGACGACGACTTCACGCTGGCCAACGCGCACGTGCTCTGCCGTCACCTCGGCTTCGCGGGCGCCACGGGCTGGGCCCACAGCGCCAAATACGGCAAAGGCCTCG GGCGGATCTGGCTGGACAACGTGGTGTGCGGGGGCAGTGAGAAGAGCATCACGGACTGCAAGTCACGGGGCTGGGGGAACAGCGACTGCACCCACGAGGAGGATGCCGGCGTGGTCTGCAAGGACGAGCGCATCCCCGGCTTCGTGGACTCCAACGTCATTGAG ACGGAGCAGAACCAGGTGGAGGAGCTGCGGCTGCGGCCCGTGGTGGCCAGCGCCCGGCGGCGGCTGCCGGTGACGGAGGGCATTGTGGAGGTGCGCTACAAGGACAGCTGGGCCCAGATCTGCGACGAGGGCTGGGACAGCCGCAGCAGCCGCGTCGTCTGCGGCATGATGGGCTTCCCGGCCGAGAGGAAGGTCAACAGGAACTTCTACAA GCTGTACACGGAGCGCCAGCAGCTGAACTTCCGGATGCACTCGGTGGCCTGCGCTGGCACCGAGGTGCACATCTCCATGTGCCCCTTCGAGTTCTACCGCGGtaatgccaccactgcctgcaagGGGGGGATGCCGGCCGTCGTGAGCTGCGTGCCCGGGCCCCTCTTCGCCACCAGCAGCCCCCGGGGCAAGAagcggcagcagcggcagccaggGCAG CAGCGGCTGCGGCTGAAGGGCGGCGCCAAGGTGGGCGAGGGCCGCGTGGAGGTGCTGCGGCAGGGCGAGTGGGGCACCATCTGCGACGACCGCTGGAGCCTGCTGTCGGCCAGCGTTGTGTGCCGCGAGCTTGGCTTCGGCAGCGCCAAGGAGGCCCTGACCAGTGCCCGCATGGGCCAAG GCATGGGCCCGATCCACCTGAATGAGGTGCGGTGCACGGGCACAGAGGCGTCGCTGTGGAGCTGCCCCTACAAGAACATCACGGAGGAGGGCTGCAAGCACTCGGAGGACGCCGGCGTCCGCTGCAACATCCCCTACATGGGCTACGAGACCACG ATTCGCCTGAGCGGGGGCCGGAGCCGCTTCGAGGGGCGGGTCGAGGTGGCGGTGGGGGCGGACGGCGAGGGGCACCTGCGCTGGGGTCTCATCTGCGGTGAAGGCTGGGGCACGCTGGAGGCCGCCGTGGCCTGTCGCCAGCTGGGCCTGGGATTCGCTAACCACGGCTTGCAA GAAACGTGGTACTGGGATGCCAGCAACGTGACGGAGATGGTGCTGAGCGGTGTCAAGTGTGCTGGCCACGAGATGTCACTGAGCCACTGCCGGCATCACAGTGGCCACGTCAACTGCAAGAACACGGGCACCCGCTTCGCCGCCGGCGTCATCTGCTCCGAGA CGGCCTCGGACCTGCTGCTGCACGCGGCACTGGTGCAGGAGACGGCCTACATCGAGGACCGGCCGCTGCACATGCTGTACTGCGCGGCCGAGGAGAACTGCCTGGCCAGCTCCGCCCGCCACGCCAACTGGCCCTACGGGCACCGGCGCCTGCTGCGCTTCTCCTCCCAGATCCACAACAACGGCCGCGCTGACTTCCGCCCCAAGGCCGGGCGCCACTCCTGGGTCTGGCACGAGTGCCACGG GCACTACCACAGCATGGACATCTTCACACACTACGACATCCTCACACCCAACGGCACCAAGGTGGCCGAGGGCCACAAGGCCAGCTTCTGCCTGGAGGACACCGAGTGCGAGGAAG ACGTGGCCAAGAGGTACGAGTGCGCGAACTTTGGGGAGCAGGGCATCACGGTGGGCTGCTGGGACCTGTACCGCCACGACATCGACTGCCAGTGGATCGACATCACCGACGTCAAGCCTGGCAACTACATCCTGCAG GTGGTGATTAACCCCAACTTCGAGGTGGCCGAGAGTGACTTCACCAACAATGCCATGAAGTGCAACTGCAAATACGACGGGCATCGCATCTGGGTGCACAACTGCCACACTG GCGATGCCTTCAGTGAGGAGGCCAACCGGCGCTTCGAGCAGTACCCAGGACAGCTGAACAACCAGGTCGTGTAG
- the HTRA2 gene encoding serine protease HTRA2, mitochondrial, whose amino-acid sequence MVAAARAAVLRLLRAAGSRGRLRGLLAAPDPGPDPDPGPGPGRLRAALGAGAAGAALLLLLWGRDRGRDGALLPRVSAAVPAPPPAATSARARAAFNFIADVVEKTAPALVYVEILGRHPYSGREVPISNGSGFVVSPDGLIVTNAHVVANRRRVRVKLASGELYNAVVQDVDPMADIATIKIEPTSPLPTLPLGHSSDVRQGEFVVAMGSPFSLQNTITSGIVSSAQRGSKELGLPGYNMEYIQTDAAINFGNSGGPLVNLDGEVIGVNTMRVTSGISFAIPSDRLRDFLEKGRQRQSSQFGSEAVKHRYIGVMMLTLTPSILAELKRHDPNFPDVASGILIHRVIFGSPAHQAGMKAGDVLLEINKQVVRCVEDVYEAVRMHQSLDILVRRGFDTLLVHVTPETAE is encoded by the exons ATGGtggcggcggcgcgggcggcggTGTTGCGGCTGCTGCGGGCGGCGGGGTCGCGGGGGAGACTGCGGGGGCTGTTGGCTGCGCCGGACCCCGGCCCCGACCccgaccccggccccggccccgggcggcTGCGGGCGGCGCTGGGCGCGGGCGCGGCGGGggcggcgctgctgctgctgctctggggccggGACCGGGGCCGGGACGGGGCGCTGCTGCCCCGCGTGTCCGCGGCCGTGCCCGCGCCGCCCCCCGCCGCCACctccgcccgcgcccgcgccgctTTCAACTTCATCGCCGACGTGGTGGAGAAGACGGCGCCCGCGCTCGTCTACGTGGAGATCCTGGGCAG GCATCCTTACTCGGGGCGGGAGGTGCCCATCTCCAATGGGTCTGGCTTCGTGGTGTCCCCAGACGGCCTAATCGTAACCAATGCCCACGTGGTGGCCAATCGGCGGCGGGTGCGAGTGAAGCTGGCCAGCGGGGAGCTCTACAATGCCGTAGTCCAGGATGTGGACCCCATGGCTGACATTGCCACCATCAAGATCGAGCCCACG AGccctctgcccaccctgcccctgggccactcCTCAGACGTGCGCCAGGGGGAGTTTGTCGTGGCCATGGGCAGCCCCTTCTCCCTACAGAACACAATCACCTCCGGCATCGTCAGCTCAGCACAGcggggcagcaaggagctggggctgcctggtTACAACATGGAGTACATCCAGACCGATGCTGCCATTAAC TTTGGGAACTCCGGGGGCCCCCTCGTCAACCTG GACGGCGAAGTGATCGGTGTGAACACGATGAGGGTGACCTCGGGCATCTCTTTCGCCATCCCCTCAGACCGGCTCCGGGACTTCTTGGAGAAGGGGCGGCAGCGCCAGA GCTCCCAGTTTGGCAGCGAGGCGGTAAAGCACCGCTACATTGGGGTGATGATGCTGACGCTGACACCCAG CATCCTGGCTGAGCTGAAGCGGCATGACCCCAACTTCCCCGATGTTGCCTCTGGCATCCTCATCCACAGGGTCATCTTTGGCTCCCCAGCCCACCA GGCGGGAATGAAGGCCGGTGATGTGTTGCTGGAGATCAACAAGCAGGTGGTGCGGTGTGTTGAGGACGTGTATGAGGCGGTGCGCATGCACCAGAGCCTGGACATACTGGTGCGGCGCGGCTTTGACACCCTCCTGGTCCACGTCACGCCCGAGACTGCCGAATAG
- the LOXL3 gene encoding lysyl oxidase homolog 3 isoform X3: MRSSVGVARARREPLALLCSLWLWGVAAQPSTPPTTAPPATAPGPSPSARLRFRLAGYPRKHNEGRIEVFYNQEWGTVCDDDFTLANAHVLCRHLGFAGATGWAHSAKYGKGLGRIWLDNVVCGGSEKSITDCKSRGWGNSDCTHEEDAGVVCKDERIPGFVDSNVIETEQNQVEELRLRPVVASARRRLPVTEGIVEVRYKDSWAQICDEGWDSRSSRVVCGMMGFPAERKVNRNFYKLYTERQQLNFRMHSVACAGTEVHISMCPFEFYRGNATTACKGGMPAVVSCVPGPLFATSSPRGKKRQQRQPGQQRLRLKGGAKVGEGRVEVLRQGEWGTICDDRWSLLSASVVCRELGFGSAKEALTSARMGQGMGPIHLNEVRCTGTEASLWSCPYKNITEEGCKHSEDAGVRCNIPYMGYETTIRIVGGRTATEGRVEVRHGGRWGTVCSEGWTTKEAMVACRQLGLGYSLHAVTETWYWDASNVTEMVLSGVKCAGHEMSLSHCRHHSGHVNCKNTGTRFAAGVICSETASDLLLHAALVQETAYIEDRPLHMLYCAAEENCLASSARHANWPYGHRRLLRFSSQIHNNGRADFRPKAGRHSWVWHECHGHYHSMDIFTHYDILTPNGTKVAEGHKASFCLEDTECEEDVAKRYECANFGEQGITVGCWDLYRHDIDCQWIDITDVKPGNYILQVVINPNFEVAESDFTNNAMKCNCKYDGHRIWVHNCHTGDAFSEEANRRFEQYPGQLNNQVV; the protein is encoded by the exons ATGAGGAGCAGCGTCGGCGTCGCCAGGGCCCGGCGGGAGCCGCTGGCCCTGCTGTGCAGCctgtggctgtggggggtggCGGCGCAGCCCAGCACGCCCCCCACCACGGCGCCGCCCGCCACggcgcctggccccagccccagcgcccGGCTGCGCTTCCGCCTGGCCGGCTACCCCCGCAAGCACAACGAGGGGCGCATCGAGGTCTTCTACAACCAGGAGTGGGGCACAGTCTGCGACGACGACTTCACGCTGGCCAACGCGCACGTGCTCTGCCGTCACCTCGGCTTCGCGGGCGCCACGGGCTGGGCCCACAGCGCCAAATACGGCAAAGGCCTCG GGCGGATCTGGCTGGACAACGTGGTGTGCGGGGGCAGTGAGAAGAGCATCACGGACTGCAAGTCACGGGGCTGGGGGAACAGCGACTGCACCCACGAGGAGGATGCCGGCGTGGTCTGCAAGGACGAGCGCATCCCCGGCTTCGTGGACTCCAACGTCATTGAG ACGGAGCAGAACCAGGTGGAGGAGCTGCGGCTGCGGCCCGTGGTGGCCAGCGCCCGGCGGCGGCTGCCGGTGACGGAGGGCATTGTGGAGGTGCGCTACAAGGACAGCTGGGCCCAGATCTGCGACGAGGGCTGGGACAGCCGCAGCAGCCGCGTCGTCTGCGGCATGATGGGCTTCCCGGCCGAGAGGAAGGTCAACAGGAACTTCTACAA GCTGTACACGGAGCGCCAGCAGCTGAACTTCCGGATGCACTCGGTGGCCTGCGCTGGCACCGAGGTGCACATCTCCATGTGCCCCTTCGAGTTCTACCGCGGtaatgccaccactgcctgcaagGGGGGGATGCCGGCCGTCGTGAGCTGCGTGCCCGGGCCCCTCTTCGCCACCAGCAGCCCCCGGGGCAAGAagcggcagcagcggcagccaggGCAG CAGCGGCTGCGGCTGAAGGGCGGCGCCAAGGTGGGCGAGGGCCGCGTGGAGGTGCTGCGGCAGGGCGAGTGGGGCACCATCTGCGACGACCGCTGGAGCCTGCTGTCGGCCAGCGTTGTGTGCCGCGAGCTTGGCTTCGGCAGCGCCAAGGAGGCCCTGACCAGTGCCCGCATGGGCCAAG GCATGGGCCCGATCCACCTGAATGAGGTGCGGTGCACGGGCACAGAGGCGTCGCTGTGGAGCTGCCCCTACAAGAACATCACGGAGGAGGGCTGCAAGCACTCGGAGGACGCCGGCGTCCGCTGCAACATCCCCTACATGGGCTACGAGACCACG ATCCGTATTGTGGGCGGCCGGACGGCCACGGAGGGCCGCGTGGAGGTGCGGCACGGCGGGCGCTGGGGCACGGTGTGCAGCGAGGGCTGGACCACCAAGGAGGCCATGGTGGCCTGCCGCCAACTCGGCCTCGGCTACTCCCTGCACGCCGTCACG GAAACGTGGTACTGGGATGCCAGCAACGTGACGGAGATGGTGCTGAGCGGTGTCAAGTGTGCTGGCCACGAGATGTCACTGAGCCACTGCCGGCATCACAGTGGCCACGTCAACTGCAAGAACACGGGCACCCGCTTCGCCGCCGGCGTCATCTGCTCCGAGA CGGCCTCGGACCTGCTGCTGCACGCGGCACTGGTGCAGGAGACGGCCTACATCGAGGACCGGCCGCTGCACATGCTGTACTGCGCGGCCGAGGAGAACTGCCTGGCCAGCTCCGCCCGCCACGCCAACTGGCCCTACGGGCACCGGCGCCTGCTGCGCTTCTCCTCCCAGATCCACAACAACGGCCGCGCTGACTTCCGCCCCAAGGCCGGGCGCCACTCCTGGGTCTGGCACGAGTGCCACGG GCACTACCACAGCATGGACATCTTCACACACTACGACATCCTCACACCCAACGGCACCAAGGTGGCCGAGGGCCACAAGGCCAGCTTCTGCCTGGAGGACACCGAGTGCGAGGAAG ACGTGGCCAAGAGGTACGAGTGCGCGAACTTTGGGGAGCAGGGCATCACGGTGGGCTGCTGGGACCTGTACCGCCACGACATCGACTGCCAGTGGATCGACATCACCGACGTCAAGCCTGGCAACTACATCCTGCAG GTGGTGATTAACCCCAACTTCGAGGTGGCCGAGAGTGACTTCACCAACAATGCCATGAAGTGCAACTGCAAATACGACGGGCATCGCATCTGGGTGCACAACTGCCACACTG GCGATGCCTTCAGTGAGGAGGCCAACCGGCGCTTCGAGCAGTACCCAGGACAGCTGAACAACCAGGTCGTGTAG
- the LOXL3 gene encoding lysyl oxidase homolog 3 isoform X2, whose product MRSSVGVARARREPLALLCSLWLWGVAAQPSTPPTTAPPATAPGPSPSARLRFRLAGYPRKHNEGRIEVFYNQEWGTVCDDDFTLANAHVLCRHLGFAGATGWAHSAKYGKGLGRIWLDNVVCGGSEKSITDCKSRGWGNSDCTHEEDAGVVCKDERIPGFVDSNVIETEQNQVEELRLRPVVASARRRLPVTEGIVEVRYKDSWAQICDEGWDSRSSRVVCGMMGFPAERKVNRNFYKLYTERQQLNFRMHSVACAGTEVHISMCPFEFYRGNATTACKGGMPAVVSCVPGPLFATSSPRGKKRQQRQPGQRLRLKGGAKVGEGRVEVLRQGEWGTICDDRWSLLSASVVCRELGFGSAKEALTSARMGQGMGPIHLNEVRCTGTEASLWSCPYKNITEEGCKHSEDAGVRCNIPYMGYETTIRLSGGRSRFEGRVEVAVGADGEGHLRWGLICGEGWGTLEAAVACRQLGLGFANHGLQETWYWDASNVTEMVLSGVKCAGHEMSLSHCRHHSGHVNCKNTGTRFAAGVICSETASDLLLHAALVQETAYIEDRPLHMLYCAAEENCLASSARHANWPYGHRRLLRFSSQIHNNGRADFRPKAGRHSWVWHECHGHYHSMDIFTHYDILTPNGTKVAEGHKASFCLEDTECEEDVAKRYECANFGEQGITVGCWDLYRHDIDCQWIDITDVKPGNYILQVVINPNFEVAESDFTNNAMKCNCKYDGHRIWVHNCHTGDAFSEEANRRFEQYPGQLNNQVV is encoded by the exons ATGAGGAGCAGCGTCGGCGTCGCCAGGGCCCGGCGGGAGCCGCTGGCCCTGCTGTGCAGCctgtggctgtggggggtggCGGCGCAGCCCAGCACGCCCCCCACCACGGCGCCGCCCGCCACggcgcctggccccagccccagcgcccGGCTGCGCTTCCGCCTGGCCGGCTACCCCCGCAAGCACAACGAGGGGCGCATCGAGGTCTTCTACAACCAGGAGTGGGGCACAGTCTGCGACGACGACTTCACGCTGGCCAACGCGCACGTGCTCTGCCGTCACCTCGGCTTCGCGGGCGCCACGGGCTGGGCCCACAGCGCCAAATACGGCAAAGGCCTCG GGCGGATCTGGCTGGACAACGTGGTGTGCGGGGGCAGTGAGAAGAGCATCACGGACTGCAAGTCACGGGGCTGGGGGAACAGCGACTGCACCCACGAGGAGGATGCCGGCGTGGTCTGCAAGGACGAGCGCATCCCCGGCTTCGTGGACTCCAACGTCATTGAG ACGGAGCAGAACCAGGTGGAGGAGCTGCGGCTGCGGCCCGTGGTGGCCAGCGCCCGGCGGCGGCTGCCGGTGACGGAGGGCATTGTGGAGGTGCGCTACAAGGACAGCTGGGCCCAGATCTGCGACGAGGGCTGGGACAGCCGCAGCAGCCGCGTCGTCTGCGGCATGATGGGCTTCCCGGCCGAGAGGAAGGTCAACAGGAACTTCTACAA GCTGTACACGGAGCGCCAGCAGCTGAACTTCCGGATGCACTCGGTGGCCTGCGCTGGCACCGAGGTGCACATCTCCATGTGCCCCTTCGAGTTCTACCGCGGtaatgccaccactgcctgcaagGGGGGGATGCCGGCCGTCGTGAGCTGCGTGCCCGGGCCCCTCTTCGCCACCAGCAGCCCCCGGGGCAAGAagcggcagcagcggcagccaggGCAG CGGCTGCGGCTGAAGGGCGGCGCCAAGGTGGGCGAGGGCCGCGTGGAGGTGCTGCGGCAGGGCGAGTGGGGCACCATCTGCGACGACCGCTGGAGCCTGCTGTCGGCCAGCGTTGTGTGCCGCGAGCTTGGCTTCGGCAGCGCCAAGGAGGCCCTGACCAGTGCCCGCATGGGCCAAG GCATGGGCCCGATCCACCTGAATGAGGTGCGGTGCACGGGCACAGAGGCGTCGCTGTGGAGCTGCCCCTACAAGAACATCACGGAGGAGGGCTGCAAGCACTCGGAGGACGCCGGCGTCCGCTGCAACATCCCCTACATGGGCTACGAGACCACG ATTCGCCTGAGCGGGGGCCGGAGCCGCTTCGAGGGGCGGGTCGAGGTGGCGGTGGGGGCGGACGGCGAGGGGCACCTGCGCTGGGGTCTCATCTGCGGTGAAGGCTGGGGCACGCTGGAGGCCGCCGTGGCCTGTCGCCAGCTGGGCCTGGGATTCGCTAACCACGGCTTGCAA GAAACGTGGTACTGGGATGCCAGCAACGTGACGGAGATGGTGCTGAGCGGTGTCAAGTGTGCTGGCCACGAGATGTCACTGAGCCACTGCCGGCATCACAGTGGCCACGTCAACTGCAAGAACACGGGCACCCGCTTCGCCGCCGGCGTCATCTGCTCCGAGA CGGCCTCGGACCTGCTGCTGCACGCGGCACTGGTGCAGGAGACGGCCTACATCGAGGACCGGCCGCTGCACATGCTGTACTGCGCGGCCGAGGAGAACTGCCTGGCCAGCTCCGCCCGCCACGCCAACTGGCCCTACGGGCACCGGCGCCTGCTGCGCTTCTCCTCCCAGATCCACAACAACGGCCGCGCTGACTTCCGCCCCAAGGCCGGGCGCCACTCCTGGGTCTGGCACGAGTGCCACGG GCACTACCACAGCATGGACATCTTCACACACTACGACATCCTCACACCCAACGGCACCAAGGTGGCCGAGGGCCACAAGGCCAGCTTCTGCCTGGAGGACACCGAGTGCGAGGAAG ACGTGGCCAAGAGGTACGAGTGCGCGAACTTTGGGGAGCAGGGCATCACGGTGGGCTGCTGGGACCTGTACCGCCACGACATCGACTGCCAGTGGATCGACATCACCGACGTCAAGCCTGGCAACTACATCCTGCAG GTGGTGATTAACCCCAACTTCGAGGTGGCCGAGAGTGACTTCACCAACAATGCCATGAAGTGCAACTGCAAATACGACGGGCATCGCATCTGGGTGCACAACTGCCACACTG GCGATGCCTTCAGTGAGGAGGCCAACCGGCGCTTCGAGCAGTACCCAGGACAGCTGAACAACCAGGTCGTGTAG
- the AUP1 gene encoding lipid droplet-regulating VLDL assembly factor AUP1 has product MEPPAAPGPERLFDSHRFPSDGLLLLALLLYAPVGLCLLVLRLFVGVHVFLVSCALPDSLLRRFVVRVMCSMLGLVVRQSDPQLRGAGVRVYIANHVTHFDHNVINLLTSCNTPALNSAPGFICWSRGFMELGAAGSRAELVDSLKAYSAHGENPPLLLFPEEAATNGRVGLLRFSSWPFSILDAIQPVTLQVQRPLITVSVADSSWITELLWTFFVPFTVYQVRWMPPVSRPAEESSEEFALRVQELLAVELGVVSTRLTAADKAEHMKRLRHAPPRLFTPALSPSLGARPRVPSSLASPGPFAAEDMQITGMAQRVKEVLPHVPLGIIRRDLAQTNCVDTTIANLLEGRVPFMPEETVAAEDALLAPSTSTSTSQAAAGPLCSTTASPAEPAVKQFARSPVQRHLSLQERKRALYDHARRKYAEKHGAPLATGTH; this is encoded by the exons ATGGAGCCTCCCGCCGCGCCGGGCCCCGAGCGGCTCTTCGACTCGCACCG GTTCCCGAGCgacgggctgctgctgctggcgctgcTGCTGTACGCgcctgtggggctgtgcctgctcGTGCTGCGCCTCTTCGTCGGCGTCCACGTCTTCCTGGTCAGCTGCGCCCTGCCCGACAGCCTGCTGCGCCG GTTCGTCGTGCGGGTGATGTGCTCCATGCTGGGCCTCGTGGTGCGGCAGAGCGACCCCCAGCTCCGTGGTGCTGGCGTCAGGGTGTATATCGCCAACCACGTGACCCACTTCGACCACAACGTTATCAATCTGCTGACCTCGTGCAACACT CCTGCCCTCAACAGCGCCCCCGGCTTCATCTGCTGGTCTCGGGGGTTCATGGAGCTGGGGGCGGCAGGGAGCCGGGCAGAGCTGGTGGATTCCCTGAAAGCGTATTCAGCCCATGGAGAAAACCCGccgctgctgctgttcccagaagAAGCAGCCACCAATGGCCGAGTCGGCCTGCTCCGCTTCAG CTCCTGGCCGTTCTCAATCTTGGATGCGATTCAGCCAGTCACTCTGCAAGTTCAGAGGCCCTTAATCACTGTG AGCGTGGCCGACTCCTCCTGGATCACAGAGCTGCTCTGGACCTTCTTTGTTCCCTTCACAGTTTATCAAGTAAG GTGGATGCCGCCAGTCTCCAGACCAGCCGAGGAGTCCAGTGAGGAGTTTGCTCTCCGAGTGCAGGAG CTCCTGGCGGTGGAGCTGGGTGTGGTGTCCACACGACTCACAGCAGCTGATAAAGCTGAGCACATGAAGAGGCTGAGACATGCCCCCCCTCGCCTCTTCACCCCAG CCCTGAGTCCGTCGCTGGGCGCCAGGCCGAGGGTCCCATCCAGCCTGGCCAGCCCCGGACCCTTTGCTGCCGAGGACATGCAAATCACAGGCATGGCCCAGCGCGTTAAGGAGGTGCTGCCGCACGTGCCCCTTGGCATCATCCGCAGGGACCTGG CCCAGACCAACTGTGTGGACACCACCATCGCCAACCTGCTGGAGGGGCGGGTGCCCTTCATGCCTGAGGAGACGGTGGCAGCCGAGGACGCCCTGCTCGCCCCGTCCACGTCCACGTCCacgtcccaggctgctgctgggcccctgTGCTCCACAACTGCATCCCCCGCCGAG ccggCCGTGAAGCAGTTTGCGAGGTCCCCAGTGCAGCGGCACCTGTCCCTGCAGGAACGCAAGCGGGCGCTATATGACCACGCCAGGCG GAAGTACGCGGAGAAACACGGGGCGCCACTGGCCACTGGGACCCACTGA